Sequence from the Puntigrus tetrazona isolate hp1 chromosome 11, ASM1883169v1, whole genome shotgun sequence genome:
ACTTGACATTAAATACAACAGCGCCACTGAAATCGTTTCTTGACAATAACAGCATAAACGCTCCCtgagtttaaaaataaactcatttacTTTCAGCTGTTAAAAGACCAGTTTGCATTCGTAAAGTGGTGTGCCTGaccctttttttaaagcagttaacaTAATTAACCCAGCAAAACCTTGATTACTAAGTGCCCACTCCCTCTCCCCCCCAACTACTGTACCCattcatataaattatgaaaataatagcATTAATTATGAATCACACAATGGCCACATCACACTCCGGTCCACAGCACACACTCGTTCAATCTTTTGTCACTAATGTGCACTTGTAACAACGGGAATCGCATGTTCACTGCACACATGCACACCGCATTCGTCTCTCCCGATGGATCTGAACAAAGCACCGATGGGCCCATTCCAAATTCATGACCCTCGGAGCCATAAAATGGACGCACAAATATTTTATGGCTCTATAGATGGATACACACGCAAATCCATCACAACATAGATCTGTCAAAGTGACAGCGAGATTCCAGCCGGTTGTGAACAGGAAGAGCGGAGGAAAACAGAAGGACAGACATGGAGATAATGTTAAAGAGgacaaaaaaatctgcaataAGACATGAAGAAAGAACGTTTTACACACAAAAGATGGGCAGCCAGTTAGATAGTTAGTCAGATTGGAGGATAGTTTGATGGATGGagggatagacagatagacagacactgacagatagatagatagatagatagatagatagatagatagatagatagatagatagatagatagatagatagatagatagatagatgataatGACAGATTGATAGGCAAACAGaaggacagatagatagatagatagatagatagacaggcagacagacaggtggacagatggatggactgATGGATGGAAAGCAAGTGATAAGAAATTAGTTTGAAAAAGATGACACTGAAAATTTGGGCCATTAGAAGCCCATCTGTGAAGACCACAGGTAAGCCTTCGCCTGCTTTAACCTTAGTGGAATTTCAATTAAAAGCAGGGCAGAAAAAGACAGCAGCCATATGTCTCATGCTCAGATGAGTTCTCCTCACAATTCAGGGTGAAGTCACGGGTAGACAGATACACAAACTCTTGAAACCAAAACACCtgcttttcacttttatttaaaacttaaacaaCATGAGGAGATGTGTGGATTGCTATCAAGGTCACTTTACCCACATAGATAAATGTCTTCAGACGTGTATAGAAACATCTGTTTATCTCAGCCTGTTGTTTTTGTTACCTTCTAGTGGAGTCTCAAAGGAGGGACGTTTTATCGGCTCACTAAATTAGTCTATTGACTGACTGATGAGAAACTTTCTGACTGCTTAAAAAAACCTGAAACTGACATTCATAGTATTAATAAAGCACAAAGATCGGTATTGGCTCTGGCTTTTGTTCACACAGAGCTCGTTCTGGGACCGAACCCGGCAATGTTACCATGTCCCCAACCCTGTTTGCGTTCACACAGAAGGCACTTTGGAAATTTTAAAGTACCAACGTGCCGaataaatttgcaaaaataaaatcttaaattaaaaattcccGTCAGCAAAATCAAAGCTTTATAGACAATCTGCGTTGCAAGCTGGGGCGCCGCCGCCATTTTAAGAGAGTCACCCTCTGCTGATTGGTCTGAATGCTGATGATCGAAAATACTTTCGCAATTCTCGATGCAGCATGAAAGACAAACTATGACGCCATTTTCCACAATTATGACAAATCAAAATCCTGCCCTGAACTCGATAGCGGAGAGTCATAGCAATCCTTTCAAAATGGCGGATAAACAAAGCAGTTTCCCAGAACTCTACGTGGCATGACGTCAGCTTCAATGTTGGCATGTCGAAAATTGTACAGAGATCAAaattaagggaaaaaaatgacataaaactaTAATTAATGATGACGATGCTatacaaatattactttatcaatttactttatttcacatttcttcAGGATAAACTTATTATGAACTTATTGTCTGATAGCATACAgtcaatataataattttttataaaacaataaaagatatAATGTAATCTTTCTGATAATCCCGGGTATGGTCACACCGGTTTGTTTGTTGCAATAAACTTGCGGCCACGAGAAAAATATATCGTTCCCTCAACGTAACGAATCGTAGCTACGACAAAACTAAGTGAACCAAAGATGTCCCCTCCCGGTCACCGTAGATTTCCACTGACGCTCAAAAACAGttctatattattttgtgaTGTCTGGCaaatcactcaaataaacataATGTCGGAAAGCACAACGGAATAACAGTGAAATTTAGCAACAAATGTCTTTAGATTTATTCACACAGATTTACCATTTCAtaacattcacaaaaaatatatttttacaggtGAGTTTTCGAAGAAATCTCATCAAACGCTTCAGATTCAGCCGAAAGTCAGATATCTCCACACAAGCTTCCAAGACCAAGCCACGCAGCCAACGTTAATATCGTAACTTTACTACAGCATATGACATTGGCCGTCTCATTTGTGTCTcctaaagtattttaaaacaccTACCACCAAGATGATACTTCGGCGAACAATAAATGAAGCTAAAAGAGACTTTTACAGTTAAGCAGATTATGGATTATCAATCTAACATGCCACGCGTCTAAACATGCACAGCATCTTTTTACTTCTCTCTCGCACGCAGTCTTACCTGTCTGTCCTCCAGCGTCCTGTGAGTTCTCCAGTCTGTGAGATGATGTGAGAGGCAAGTGATAAAGGAGGAGGACAGGGAGGTGAAAGAGAAAGATGACAGAAAGCAGATGGAGAAAAAGTGTCAAATAATGAGGGAGAGAAAAAGCCGGAGAATGACTGATTAATGCGCGTGAAAGACAGATAGAGAATATTATCCCAGTGGGCAGCCCTTGCTGAAGATAAagtgacagagagacagagagctgGGATTGTGTGTGGTGTACGGACACTGGCAGCACTAgctatctctctctcgctcactcgctctccctctctttctctcactctgcCAACACTCAACTCCCCCTCCACCCCTTCCTCTATCTCATTGTCAAATAATGGATCGGCATTCAAAGCATATCAGACCAGGCTAAAGAGTTTAACACTACGATAATCTCATACATATTATCAGATCGCAAGCGTTTCTTGTTCGAAATCGTACAGGAGATTTGGAGATTTCATGCATCGTTAGTGGTGCCTTCTATGTCAAGCTTTAATGATCGTAGTTTAGGGTTGGGAGTATTTAGGTGTATTAACCTTATAGACCTCTTGCAATGATTCAACCACAAAACCGAAGGTCGCCTCGAATCGTTTGGTTAGCAATCTTATGATTTTCACCTGGTGGATGATTAAACGGGTTTAAAAAATCCTGCAGGATTGTATTTAGAGACCAGAACGTCATAAAGACTTTCTAACCACTCGCTATCGAGGAGCGATGGGAGATTTCGAAACTTTGTGAATCTCTACTTTCCAACTTGAAGAGCTGGGTCCAGCATAGACATTAAGGAAAGACCAGACTGATGTTGCTTTTTCTTGTTGATctgacaaatgttttatttatttattttttattcggTCTGCCTCAGAAGCCCATAGCAGCATTTATCGATGTAAAAACGATTGAGATGGCCAATCAAATCGAAAAAAGGTAGGCTTATGTTAAATGGCCAATATTAATCTCCATCGATGCTGTTTTGAACTGATTGTCATTAAGGCATGAATCATTTTCATCGTTTGACcttttttatttcctaaaaAGAGCAAGTGTTTCTATGCAGATCGCTGTGAATATCCGAGAGGGGTTTCCATACTTTACACATGAAGGGTCTAAAAATAGAACTCTAAAGACATGAATATAGTGTGCGTGATACTCATCAGGTTTCCGGCAGGACGGGAGATGAATGCGCGGTGAATGGCTCACTTCTCAGTGACGCTTAGAAATCTACATTCATCGAAAGAGATGAAGAGTAATCTATGAATAGTTTGTCCTTCATCCGCACTTCCCTGAGACGCTCAGATGCGCAGAGCCACATGTAGAAACACCGCACACAGCGTTTTCATGCTTCATATCACATGTTTATGAGCTGTGTTGTTCACATGGCAACAAGAACCACTCTCTGAAATACCATTGCACTGAAAAGTTTTgatgaatctatctatctatctggaTGTTCAGCCACTGTAGGTGTAAATATTTGCCCTGGCGGTGATTCACTTTGATTATGTGATTATCATCACAAATTATGCGGTGATTCATTGCTTAGTTCagttttaattgtacattttggtatgattcatatttgtttcaaaaatgCTGCTAACACAAATGTAGCCGAAGGAGCAAATTACaccatgaaatgaaatattaactCAAACAATGCAGCTGAATTTGCTTTTACATggccaaaatgttatttttattttgcatataataATTATCGATCATGTTTTGGATGTGAAATCAATACCTAATATCCTACATTACATGCTCTTATAactgattttttaaattctgaatgCATCAAAGTTCTTTGCTGTgtcagatatatatttttacacccCCCCCAgagttgattttaaaaaaaaaaacacttataaagAGATGTTGATTCATATCTATGTTCTTCCTCTGCCACGTGAAGCGTGAAGCCCATCTTTGGGAGCTCATCAcgcacatgcacaaacacagtcGCTTATTTAGTTCAAATCTCAGAAGGCAAAAGGAAAACTTGACGAGGACTGACATACGCCACTTAAAGCGCGACTAAAGTTCCACTTCATGAATGATCGTCCCTCTCAACACTCCTCTAAAGCGGTGATGACCTTAAGACGAACAGCGTTATCAGGCCTGCTGCTGATTATACTATCTTTACGTAACTCTGAATGTTCATCAGGGAATATTGCATTTCTCTTCCCCAGAACTTCAGATGGACCTTTGCGCATCCATCTGTATCCATGACGACGATACCTAGGAGGTGATGACATCAGACTAAAGGGCAAAACCCAGAGgccaaaaaaatgataatatataaatgagagATTTGAAATCTGGTAACGGCTTTTACAAGATTATAGCTTAGAAACCATTACAGAAAGATTAGACACGGCTGCTCTTTATAAGGGCACATTAATAACagggactctctctctctgtagtcTGTAGCCTATCAGCTGCTGTTTCTGTTTAACAACTTGACTGACAGTTGttgaaaatgcaaatgatgGCAATGTTTTTGGATTGCTTACAAAGCATCTCATTCAAAAATCACGTTAAATGGACGTAAATTATAGGGTATAACAGGCAAAAGATTTGGGTTTGTGCGTGTAAATGACAGCCTGCATAAATtcccattaataataataattgctttaTACATTACAGTCACCGTTGTTGTTGTTATCAAAGCACATCCGCGCGCACACAATATGATTAGCAATGCTAAAATTAATTGATAGCCTACTTTCGCTAATTGTTACAGTACAGCATATACGTAGAGAAACACTGCAATCTTATTTACTTTGCATGTTTCCGTTTTATTTCACACAGGTGTCACTGGCGGAACCACAGAAGCAAGATCTTTTTGCCTTCATTTTTTGCAACAGCGCACTCGTGTGGTGGATATGCAACAAAAGCTCGCAACATAGTTTCAAAACGCATACTTTCACAATGTATGCAGTGCGCATTTAACAGAATAATACTGTTTTTCGATTAAAGCGAGACGAAAGACGTTTACAGACGCGTAGGCTGAGGATTTTAACTCTAAATGAGCGTATCTGCGCTGTCGCGAATCAATGCCATATAAGTCTATATTTGATAGAAGTGAGTAAAACAGTGCTAACGTCAGAGGAAGCGTGTAGCTCGTTTCTACTGTGGATTCTAGCCTGTCCACTCTGTTCCGCCTCTTTCACTACTGTTCCGTATTAACTTAAAACAACCACAAGAGGGCACATTAATCAGTGCTTAccaatgttataatattaatgtagaTTTGTAGTGAATATACATTAAACGTATGTTTCTTAGAGAGGTCTGTGCTTTGTACAAAGTTTTAAAGAACTATGGCTGAGTGTATAATATTTGATTACTAAGCTTACTTACTATttgtgatatttacatttaactatactataaaagtatatatatatatatatatatatatatatatatatatatatatatatatatatatatatatatatatatttacatgcatttatattcaatttataCGATATGTAACTATATGTactttataaacatatttttcttatatacatgcatgggtgtgcatttatatgtacataataaatatatacagtacacacacaaatctactatgtgaacaaaaacttttatatcgaaagcgattaatcgtgatgaatcgtttgaaagcactatattctattatattacacaaataaagCTCGAAGTTCTGCATGGTTGTGGAGCTGATACATGTAACCAATCAGAAGTCCAGCGGAGCAGCACGTGACCTTACCCGCTGAGCGAGCAGAGTGTACGGTCTGTTTTTCCACAACATCTTTGTCTCAGAGAGAAcggaaaaagtgaaaaagcaaCAGATCCGCTGGGCGTCTTATGTTGTCGAATAAAATCTGAATCGTCTTTCAAAACGGTGTGTGCTGAAGGGGATGCTGGGGTGTCAGAGATGACGGGCAGGTACAATGTTTGcgactttaatttttaatttgatatgtTACGGAAAAACGTCTAACCAGAGATTCTGCAGCTATCGgctaattactttttaaaaaatctttcttttttccacccactctctttatttattgttaaacgATTTGTGTTAAATTTGTGCTTATTTTGGAGGGAAAACTGAAATGTAATAGATTGCTAAATGAGGGCGGATGCTAAGCTAATTAGCCTCCGTAGTAGAGTTTTcctgggacacacacacacacacacacacacacacacacacacacacacacacacacacacacacacacacacacacacacacacacacacacagacagagcacAAGTGTTTAGATACGTCTTGTCATACCGTAGTTAACCTCCCGTACAATGCGTTGTGAGCAAATTAAATcccttcattttatttaacatgacTGTGATATTAAATCTCAAAGTGTTTCTGGATAACTGTGCTCCTCTTCCTCGTGAAATATTGCTTCTTGGTGGTTTTGTGCAGTCTGTGCTTTTTGGGAGGCATTCTTGAGCTGGAGGTCCTCTGGGGAAACATGGATACGATCTGCTTCCTGAGATGTTAAGATTACAATGAtcgtgtttaaaatataaatagaaaaatttgCGCTGACGTTTACACTAAAAAAGTAAACTAATACTTTTTATTCTGTTAGAATGGATGTGATAGTAAAGATgcatataatgtttaaatgctgtTGTGTTGATGACTTATTAAAGATtactaaaaaaagtattatggCTTCTACAAAATATGAAGCAGAATAACTTTTCAATATtgattataataacaaaaaaaaaatcttaagcaCTAAATCAGCGTATCAGAATGATTTGTGAGGGATCgtgtgaccctgaagactgaATCAGCCGTGCCATTACAGGAagaagtgacattttaaaatatatttaaatagaaagcagttatttaaaattgcagttatgtttcaaaatataaatatacaaaagctacatacaaaaaaaaaaaaaaaaaatatatatatatatatatatatatatatatatatatatatatatatatatatatatatatatatatatatatatatatatattagacccAAAACTTTTGAGCAGCAGTACATGAGTTTCTATGTAAGAACACTAgtaaaaaatatctaatattttaattacatttgggataaaaagtttatttgaaaataaaatagttatattatGTTTAGGCTTTCAAACTTTTATGCTCCACTGTGTATTCTTCCAGCTGGGAGGGTGTACAGACAGACATAAGCAAatcttcaacacacacacacacacacacacacacacacagatggcaCAGCTCCCAGTTTCTCACACAGCAGTGTGACACCTCCACTGTTTCCCTGTGAGGTCTTGCATGTAACAAGAACTGACAAACAACAGTCTCCttctctttaaaacacaaatgatcTATTTATAGTACACAAGCAGATCCTCTCTGCTGGGCTTCACTTCACCATATAGGGAACGCGGCCTTAGAATCATCGGTCTGCATTAACACGGGTGACAGCAGAGAAGGGAATGAGGGGAAGTTGTAAAGACGCCCCGTGCCCTAATAGCCACATCACCTGTGATGTCATAGAGCAGGGAGTCATTTGAGATCGCGTCTGGCAGTGTAACCACAGGCCACGGCTGACTAATTCTGTTAGTGTGATGTAAACATTGCTTGCAGCCTTGCCTGGTGACTCTTTAATGGAGAAACTTAATATCTCGCGAAGTGCCAGGCAGACGGCGTGGGGGTTTTCAGTATGGAATCATCAGCTTCAATCACTTCCAGGAGAAGGATAACAAATGACGATGGGATACTGATATCCGTTCAGTTTAATGATATTCAGTGAAACGCATGCATAATTGAATACACTTTATTCAGAATTCAatcatatttgggtgaactatccctttaaacatcGAGTTCTGTTTGTTGGCTAAGCCAAGGCCTGCAATTATCTTCGGATAAATATATctgttcaatttttttttttgctttaataaaattgtcataaaagcactttttaaaagattaGCTTGCATTAGTTTAACATGGCTTTCTAATGCAAGTGCAGTGGTGATATGAAAGATAAACTTTACATTGTCGTTGCATCTTGTGCCCCactgatgtttttgtgtttgaatgtgGATTCGTATTGTAAATACAAAAGAGGATTCATACTTTCGTATAAACTCtcatagtaatatataatattgttgaaaaaaggttttttgaaaaaacactttacttgcccaagctgcatttatttgagaaaaatacagaaaaattacaatactaatattgtcaaatattgctgtaaaaaagatttatatgtgaatatttgaaataaaatattttttatttttattttttttatatttaataagctTTCTGGCAGGGAGTGCCACTCTATATTGGAACTtttcatattataatacaattctGTGCAATGTGCTAGACATATgaaagaaatgtcttttatatataaatatacagtatataaatgtttaacacaCAGAAGAGTGACGGATCAGGTCAACACAAAGAAGTAAAGACATTctgcattgatttaaaaaaaaaaaaaaactgctgataTCAGATTGGATCGTTATCGGCAGTtcggttttgaaaaaaatgatattgttgCATTTAGTTGTTGCAGATAGATCAAGGCTCATGGCGACTGCCGTTCATTTCTCCTCACATTGATCTGTTTCTAACAGCAACATGGCCAATGCCTTGGCAAATGCCTCGTGCGAACGGTGTAAAAGTGGATTTGCCCCAGCAGAGAAGATTGTCAACAGCAACGGCGAGCTGTATCACGAACAGTGCTTCGTCTGTGCACAGTGCTTCCAGCAGTTTCCTGAAGGGCTCTTTTATGAGGTACTTCAATTAAACCCGTTTTAGCATTAAATCATGAAGCCTAGGGGTTGAAGGGGTAATatcaatccttttttttttttttttttttttcgtaaatTATAGGAAGATACAATTTTTGTTTGTAGCAAAAACCTGAAATAtaaatttctaaatgttttagtaatgtaaatattagtaACATTAGGTCTGCAGGTTGCAAACTGTCTGCATTTGGTTGACTTTGACATGTATTCCCATTGGAGCTGATGTTATGTTTGATTTTTCTCCCTTCTGTCCATAGTTTGAGGGAAGGAAATACTGTGAGCATGATTTCCAGATGTTGTTTGCTCCTTGTTGTCACCAGTGTGGTACGAGACGCGCGCACACAAACATACGAACAGGTGATGTTATTGACTATGCTAATTGTGAATTGTGTCCCTCATATTCCCACAGGAGAGTTTATAATTGGGCGTGTGATTAAGGCCATGAATAACAGCTGGCACCCTGACTGTTTCTGCTGTGATATCTGCCAAGCCGTGCTCGCCGATGTTGGATTCGTCAAGAACGCCGGCCGGTGAGTTTACAGCCGTTGAGGGGTGACCGTGGACGGGCGACTGCTAGGCTGCATGCATTcaataaacagtttttcaaaATTTATCTACAAGCTTGGTAATGGCGGTGgatggtggccattattttgaagctccataaatggCATAAATCCgtcgtaaaactaacctataggCCTCTAGGGGGTTAATACAtgtcttctttttaaattataactcAAGTCACTGACTTCTGGCAACGGCATACGTTGAGTCGGAGGTCCTCTAATAAGCCGGAACTTGACTCCCTTGCGAACGAGCATACAGTCGTTGCTGGTAGTCAGTGAtggttatcattttaaaaaacgtatctgcttcagaagacacgTGTTAACCCCCAGGAGGCATATCGTTTAGTTTTACGACGGATATATGTggtttatggagcttcaaaataatggtcacCATCCACCgagcttgaaagagccaggatgcatttttaaaagactccgacagtgtttgtctgaaagtcttacacctaggatggctcgggggtgagtaaatcatgaggtcattttcatttttgggtgaactattcctttaaaaacaggTTTTAGTCCTACCAACAACAATCACCTTTTTGAGATGCATATCTGCACGTGGAACCAAATCACCGATCGAGCTTTCTGATTGGCAAATGCGCATGTCTGCTTTTCCCAGCCATCTCTGCCGTCCGTGCCATAACCGCGAGAAAGCTCGGGGCCTAGGGAAATACATCTGTCAGAAGTGTCACGCCATCATCGAGGAACAGCCCCTCATTTTCAAAAACGACCCGTACCATCCCGACCACTTCAACTGCAGTAACTGCGGGTCAGTCTGACACTAAATGAGCCCCTCTGCTGTGTGCATTTACTGAAAGCGATGTGAATTTGAGGTTGTGCGTTTTTACAGCAAGGAACTGACTGCTGATGCCCGCGAGCTGAAAGGGGAACTCTACTGCCTCCCCTGTCATGATAAGATGGGTGTGCCGATCTGCGGAGCCTGCAGACGTCCTATCGAGGGCCGCGTGGTCAACGCCATGGGCAAACAGTGGCACGTTGAGGTCCGTGCCTTAATTGTATTCGGTGTTGCGACAATTCCAGTACAATGTGCAccgtaatatttataaaaatatgtcagGTGATAGCAAAAAAGACGTGTGCATTGGCCAGAATTGCTGCCTTGGCGAGGTATTAATGCAAACGCAATCCGCTGTGCCTTGGACATGGGATATCGCTTCTGTTTGTGAGGGCTTGCAGTAAAATAGACCTGCCACGGTCTTTTGTGTTTGGAATagtaatcaaataataatatagaagaAAATTGCTTTTATCTAGCTTCATTTAAACTCTGTGCAGTCAAGTTGCATCAGATCAGtattaatgtgtattatataaacatcatgcagtaaaaataaactatgccaggtgatttattttattagtcatATCACACTTTCTGGGTGATTTCTTCAATATTTCAGCAACGAAGTGCTAAGCTTCaagcacattattttatttctttgtgtctgtatatttatattcaaatatgcatttattttattactgacTGCTTACCTTTAAAAAGACAACTAAAGGTTTCATgtagttttcatatttaattttaatcaacattttatttaattgttgtttttttatttttttattgttatgaaaagcttatttctgaaatgttaatattgtgACAGTCCTATACCTAATTGAGTAATACTTAACTCATACTAAACAAAACGGCATTATATCAGCCTTTTTTCGGCGTTGTGACCGGATGATATggcttttaaagaaattaacgcttttaatcaaataagattcgctaaactgatcaaaagtgaatgTAGAGGcatttatgatttttcttttaaatgttattctttGTTCAAagcatacaaaaacaaatgtttaagtatttcttgagcagcaattcagcatattaaaatgatttatgaaagacACTGAAGTCTGGAACAAGGATGGTAATAATATAGCTTTATCATCATCCCAGAATGTATTGCAGtggaaaacacttattttaaatggtagtgatatgttacaataaataaatgcagctttggggggcataagagacttcttttaaaatagttgaAACGTTTGGATGTTAGCATCTATTGGAAGGCCACGCTCACGGTGTTTGTGCGTCTCTGCAGCATTTTGTCTGTGCCAAGTGCGAGAAGCCTTTCCTGGGCCACCGTCATTACGAGAGAAAAGGGCTTGCTTACTGCGAGACTCACTACAACCAGGTAACGCGTGCCTGGCTCTTCTTTCAAAGCCCCTTCTCATCTCAAAAGGCTGTTGTTTTGCAGGTAATGAAAGTTTTTAACGTGAGACTAAAGCGTCTGCTCTGTGTGTCGCGCAGCTCTTTGGCGATGTTTGTTATCATTGCAACCGCGTGATCGAAGGAGATGGTAAGCGCTCTTTGCTTGAACACGATATCAACATTGAGTTCTCAGCCTTTAAAACATCAATATataacaattacaaaacaagTTCTTTGAGCTGTTTTTGTGCTTTCTGTCAGTGGTTTCGGCTCTGAACAAGGCTTGGTGTGTGAATTGCTTCTCGTGCTCGACCTGTAACACCAAGCTCACCCTCAAGTAAGTGATTCTACACGCACACGTACTCATCCTATATCACAATCTGTcctctttcctttttctcttaGCGATTGTTCGGTAGCTGTGTTTAAATTTGTGCAGAAGTGCCTTTAAATCGGCTCTCTCGGCCGCCGTGATGTACTTCTTTGGATCATTACTAACCTTTCTCTCCAGCTAACTCTTTTATTCTGTACTTCTGTCCCATTCGATTCCCCCTCGCTCTCCAAATGCCACCGCGttccatttctctttctctttcccacTTCAAACCCATTCCTCTTCCAATTTTCTATCCAATTTCCCCCTCCTTTTGGCTGGTTTCTCCTCTTTGGTCCCTCCTCGTCCCCGGCGGTGGCCCTGCAGGGACAGGTTTGTG
This genomic interval carries:
- the lims1 gene encoding LIM and senescent cell antigen-like-containing domain protein 1 isoform X3 — its product is MTGSNMANALANASCERCKSGFAPAEKIVNSNGELYHEQCFVCAQCFQQFPEGLFYEFEGRKYCEHDFQMLFAPCCHQCGEFIIGRVIKAMNNSWHPDCFCCDICQAVLADVGFVKNAGRHLCRPCHNREKARGLGKYICQKCHAIIEEQPLIFKNDPYHPDHFNCSNCGKELTADARELKGELYCLPCHDKMGVPICGACRRPIEGRVVNAMGKQWHVEHFVCAKCEKPFLGHRHYERKGLAYCETHYNQLFGDVCYHCNRVIEGDVVSALNKAWCVNCFSCSTCNTKLTLKNKFVEFDMKPVCKKCYEKFPLELKKRLKKLAETLGRK
- the lims1 gene encoding LIM and senescent cell antigen-like-containing domain protein 1 isoform X1, with translation MTGSNMANALANASCERCKSGFAPAEKIVNSNGELYHEQCFVCAQCFQQFPEGLFYEFEGRKYCEHDFQMLFAPCCHQCGEFIIGRVIKAMNNSWHPDCFCCDICQAVLADVGFVKNAGRHLCRPCHNREKARGLGKYICQKCHAIIEEQPLIFKNDPYHPDHFNCSNCGKELTADARELKGELYCLPCHDKMGVPICGACRRPIEGRVVNAMGKQWHVEHFVCAKCEKPFLGHRHYERKGLAYCETHYNQLFGDVCYHCNRVIEGDVVSALNKAWCVNCFSCSTCNTKLTLKDRFVEVDLKPVCKHCYERLPEELKRRLAKRERDSRERRKKVIAVCL
- the lims1 gene encoding LIM and senescent cell antigen-like-containing domain protein 1 isoform X2 translates to MTGSNMANALANASCERCKSGFAPAEKIVNSNGELYHEQCFVCAQCFQQFPEGLFYEFEGRKYCEHDFQMLFAPCCHQCGEFIIGRVIKAMNNSWHPDCFCCDICQAVLADVGFVKNAGRHLCRPCHNREKARGLGKYICQKCHAIIEEQPLIFKNDPYHPDHFNCSNCGKELTADARELKGELYCLPCHDKMGVPICGACRRPIEGRVVNAMGKQWHVEHFVCAKCEKPFLGHRHYERKGLAYCETHYNQLFGDVCYHCNRVIEGDVVSALNKAWCVNCFSCSTCNTKLTLKDRFVEVDLKPVCKHCYERLPEELKRRLAKRERDSRERRKKVIAV